Proteins encoded by one window of Sediminicoccus rosea:
- a CDS encoding OmpA family protein: MQRRFLVTALPAVLAAPLLAGCVSEQRYNQLQAAYDQLQARYNADEATIQLLEGRLKVTMSDRILFSSGGYHIDRRAQEALGKMIPTLQGLQNTRIIVEGYTDTTPVGPELRRQGISTNLDLSSRRADTVADSLIRQGAPRNLVSADGRGEANPIASNDTPAGRAQNRRIEITLVGPGT; encoded by the coding sequence TGGCCGCCCCGCTGCTCGCGGGCTGCGTCTCGGAGCAGCGCTACAACCAGCTGCAGGCCGCCTACGACCAGCTCCAGGCGCGCTACAACGCCGATGAGGCGACCATCCAGCTGCTGGAAGGCCGGCTGAAGGTGACCATGAGCGACCGCATCCTCTTCTCCTCGGGCGGCTATCACATCGATCGCCGCGCCCAGGAGGCGCTGGGCAAGATGATCCCGACGCTGCAGGGGCTGCAGAACACGCGCATCATCGTCGAGGGCTACACCGACACGACGCCGGTCGGGCCTGAGCTGCGCCGCCAGGGCATCAGCACCAATCTCGACCTCTCCTCGCGCCGCGCCGACACGGTGGCGGACAGCCTGATCCGCCAGGGCGCGCCGCGGAACCTCGTCTCGGCCGATGGTCGTGGCGAAGCGAACCCGATCGCCAGCAACGACACGCCGGCCGGGCGCGCGCAGAACCGCCGCATCGAGATCACGCTGGTCGGCCCCGGGACCTGA
- the sppA gene encoding signal peptide peptidase SppA, translating into MALEPDLLLDRRRLKRQLGFWRAALILGAVLGGAALMADGLPENPALGGEHIARLPISGTITDNREMVRLIERAGRDSQVRALLVSIDSPGGTVAGGEAFHAAIRGVRAAGKPVVAVMGGTAASAGYMVALPAERIFAREATVTGSIGVILQSFEVSELMERLGLRTEALTSGPLKDQPSPFRPLTEQGRASLNAVVQDMQSQFVAMVVAGRNMPEERVREIADGRVMTGRQAVAAGLVDAIGGEAEARRWLSETHGLPADLRLRDLDPRGTAERVLSMASTRLWEGGVAVLRAQGWWPGHVLPR; encoded by the coding sequence ATGGCCCTCGAGCCCGATCTCCTTCTCGACCGGCGCCGCCTGAAACGGCAGCTCGGCTTCTGGCGCGCCGCTCTCATCCTCGGCGCCGTGCTCGGCGGCGCGGCGCTGATGGCCGACGGCCTGCCGGAGAACCCCGCACTCGGCGGCGAGCACATCGCCCGCCTGCCCATCTCCGGCACGATCACCGACAATCGCGAGATGGTGCGCCTGATCGAGCGCGCCGGCCGGGATTCCCAGGTGCGCGCGCTGCTCGTCTCGATCGACAGCCCGGGCGGCACGGTGGCCGGCGGCGAGGCCTTCCACGCCGCGATCCGCGGCGTGCGCGCGGCCGGCAAGCCGGTCGTTGCCGTCATGGGCGGCACCGCCGCCTCGGCCGGCTACATGGTCGCCCTTCCCGCCGAGCGCATCTTCGCCCGCGAAGCGACGGTGACCGGCTCCATCGGCGTCATCCTGCAATCCTTCGAGGTGTCGGAACTGATGGAACGCCTCGGCCTGCGCACCGAGGCGCTGACCTCGGGCCCGCTGAAGGACCAGCCAAGCCCCTTCCGCCCGCTGACCGAACAGGGTCGCGCCTCGCTCAACGCCGTCGTGCAGGACATGCAGAGCCAGTTCGTCGCCATGGTGGTGGCTGGCCGCAACATGCCGGAGGAGCGCGTGCGCGAGATCGCCGATGGCCGCGTCATGACCGGCCGCCAGGCCGTGGCGGCGGGCCTGGTGGACGCGATCGGCGGCGAGGCCGAGGCGCGGCGCTGGCTCAGCGAGACGCATGGCCTGCCGGCCGACCTCCGCCTGCGCGACCTCGACCCGCGCGGGACGGCGGAACGGGTGCTCTCCATGGCCTCGACGCGGCTCTGGGAAGGGGGCGTGGCGGTGCTGCGCGCGCAGGGATGGTGGCCCGGGCATGTTCTTCCCCGGTGA
- the ihfB gene encoding integration host factor subunit beta → MTKSELIAHLAMQHPHLRLPDVEAVVSTIFEEVSSALARGDRVELRGFGAFTTRRRDPRQGRNPRTGEAVAVAGKGMPHFRPGKELRARVNGGQDPGEAG, encoded by the coding sequence ATGACCAAGAGCGAACTGATCGCGCATCTCGCCATGCAGCACCCTCATCTGCGCCTGCCGGACGTGGAGGCCGTGGTCAGCACGATCTTCGAGGAGGTGAGCTCCGCCCTCGCGCGCGGGGACCGGGTGGAGTTGCGCGGCTTCGGCGCCTTCACCACGCGGCGGCGCGACCCGCGCCAGGGCCGCAACCCCCGCACGGGCGAGGCGGTGGCGGTGGCCGGCAAGGGCATGCCGCATTTCCGGCCCGGCAAGGAATTGCGCGCGCGCGTGAATGGCGGGCAGGACCCCGGCGAGGCGGGGTGA
- a CDS encoding LapA family protein has product MITYLLPALLAAALAFFALANPHPVAVTIWPEGWVLEIPLWQAILAPCLVTFLAGAVTVWLAHLPARRSAAQLRQAAALLDAELASRDPRPAKPR; this is encoded by the coding sequence GTGATCACCTATCTGCTGCCGGCGCTGCTTGCCGCGGCGCTGGCCTTTTTCGCCCTGGCCAATCCGCACCCCGTCGCCGTCACCATCTGGCCTGAGGGCTGGGTCCTGGAGATCCCGCTCTGGCAGGCCATCCTGGCACCCTGCCTCGTCACCTTCCTGGCGGGCGCCGTCACCGTCTGGCTGGCCCATCTGCCGGCGCGGCGCAGCGCGGCGCAGCTTCGCCAGGCGGCCGCCCTGCTTGACGCGGAACTCGCCAGCCGCGATCCCAGGCCCGCCAAGCCGCGCTGA
- the pyrF gene encoding orotidine-5'-phosphate decarboxylase: MLHRPTGPKGRLIVALDTPRLDQAEALAGQVAPSAGLVKLGLELFCAAGPPALARLAAHAPVFLDLKLHDIPNTVAGAVGSLAPLGASMLTLHAGGGPAMITAARKAAEAAGPARPILLAVTVLTSMDAEQLGAVGVAGGPAQQVLRLARMAMAAGADGLVCSPREVSLIRDALGEAPMLVVPGIRPVGSAAGDQARIATPEDAVAAGADWIVVGRPITEAASPAAAAAAITASLGR; the protein is encoded by the coding sequence ATGCTGCACCGCCCGACTGGCCCCAAGGGCCGGCTGATCGTCGCCCTGGACACGCCCCGCCTGGACCAGGCGGAGGCGCTGGCCGGACAGGTGGCGCCCTCGGCCGGGCTGGTGAAGCTGGGGCTGGAGCTGTTCTGCGCTGCCGGCCCGCCCGCACTGGCGCGCCTCGCCGCCCATGCGCCGGTGTTCCTCGACCTCAAGCTGCATGACATCCCGAACACGGTGGCCGGCGCGGTTGGCTCGCTGGCCCCGCTCGGCGCCTCGATGCTCACCCTGCATGCGGGCGGTGGGCCGGCCATGATCACGGCCGCGCGCAAGGCGGCCGAGGCCGCCGGGCCCGCGCGCCCCATCCTGCTGGCCGTGACCGTTCTGACCAGCATGGATGCCGAGCAGCTGGGCGCCGTCGGCGTCGCCGGCGGCCCGGCCCAGCAGGTGCTGCGCCTCGCGCGCATGGCGATGGCAGCGGGCGCCGATGGCCTGGTCTGCTCGCCGCGCGAGGTCTCGCTCATCCGCGACGCGCTCGGTGAGGCGCCGATGCTGGTGGTGCCCGGCATCCGTCCCGTCGGCAGCGCGGCGGGTGACCAGGCGCGCATCGCGACACCCGAGGATGCGGTGGCGGCCGGGGCCGACTGGATCGTCGTCGGCCGGCCCATCACCGAGGCCGCCAGCCCCGCCGCCGCCGCCGCCGCCATCACGGCGAGCCTCGGCCGGTGA
- a CDS encoding phosphoribosylanthranilate isomerase, translating into MSIAVKICGVNSPEALAWAAEAGADFVGFVFFPPSPRAVTPEQAGAISASLAGGPRRVGLFVDPGDALVEAALAAAPLDVIQLHGEETPARVGEIRARFGVPVMKALGIATEADLAQVAEYAPVADRLLLDAKPPPDAVLPGGNAAPFEWRLARLAAIPKPWLLAGGLTPANVAEAIAASGAPGVDVSSGVERARGVKDRGLIRAFIQAARGG; encoded by the coding sequence GTGAGCATCGCGGTCAAGATCTGCGGCGTGAACAGCCCCGAGGCGCTGGCCTGGGCGGCCGAGGCGGGCGCGGATTTCGTGGGCTTCGTCTTCTTCCCGCCCTCGCCCCGCGCGGTGACGCCGGAGCAGGCGGGCGCCATTTCGGCCAGCCTCGCGGGCGGCCCGCGCCGCGTCGGCCTCTTCGTGGACCCGGGCGACGCACTGGTGGAAGCCGCGCTCGCCGCCGCGCCGCTCGACGTGATCCAGCTGCATGGCGAAGAGACGCCCGCCCGCGTGGGCGAGATCCGCGCCCGCTTCGGCGTGCCCGTGATGAAGGCGCTCGGCATCGCGACCGAGGCCGATCTCGCGCAGGTCGCGGAATATGCGCCCGTCGCGGATCGCCTGCTGCTGGACGCCAAGCCGCCGCCCGATGCGGTGCTGCCCGGCGGCAATGCCGCGCCCTTCGAATGGCGGCTGGCGCGCCTCGCCGCGATCCCGAAGCCCTGGCTGCTGGCCGGTGGCCTCACCCCCGCCAATGTGGCCGAGGCCATCGCGGCCAGCGGCGCGCCGGGGGTGGATGTCTCCTCCGGGGTCGAGCGCGCGCGCGGCGTGAAGGACAGGGGCCTGATCCGTGCCTTCATCCAGGCGGCCCGCGGCGGCTGA
- the trpB gene encoding tryptophan synthase subunit beta, which translates to MNQLLKPNTFKSGPDSAGRFGGFGGRYVAETLMPLILEVEAAYAKAKADPSFDAEWRRLLKDYVGRPSPLWYAERVTEHCRAQAEPGKGAKVYFKRDELNHTGAHKINAVLGQILLAKRMGKKRIIAETGAGQHGVATATACALFNLPCTVFMGATDVERQQPNVFRMKLLGAEVVAVTSGAATLKDAMNEALRHWVANVEDTYYCIGTVAGPHPYPMMVRDFQSVIGEETRVQMQEAEGRLPDLLVAAIGGGSNAMGLFYPFLDDPSVQMHGVEAGGHGIETVTGHAASLTGGRPGVLHGNRTYLLQDEFGQILEGHSISAGLDYPGVGPEHSWLHELGRVQYVNATDKEALDAFQLCSRLEGIIPALEPAHALAHVLKVAPTLPAETLIVMNMCGRGDKDIFTVAGHLGVKL; encoded by the coding sequence TTGAACCAGCTCCTCAAGCCCAACACCTTCAAGAGCGGCCCGGACTCCGCCGGCCGCTTCGGCGGCTTTGGCGGCCGCTACGTCGCCGAGACGCTGATGCCCCTGATCCTCGAGGTCGAGGCGGCCTATGCCAAGGCCAAGGCGGACCCGAGCTTCGATGCCGAGTGGCGCCGCCTGCTGAAGGACTATGTGGGCCGCCCGAGCCCACTCTGGTACGCTGAGCGCGTGACCGAGCATTGCCGCGCCCAGGCCGAGCCGGGGAAGGGCGCGAAGGTCTATTTCAAGCGCGATGAGTTGAACCACACGGGCGCGCACAAGATCAACGCGGTGCTCGGCCAGATCCTGCTGGCGAAGCGCATGGGCAAGAAGCGCATCATCGCCGAGACGGGCGCCGGCCAGCATGGTGTCGCGACGGCGACCGCCTGCGCGCTGTTCAACCTGCCCTGCACCGTCTTCATGGGTGCGACCGATGTCGAGCGGCAGCAGCCCAACGTCTTCCGCATGAAGCTGCTGGGGGCCGAGGTCGTTGCCGTCACCTCGGGTGCGGCGACGCTGAAGGACGCGATGAACGAGGCGCTGCGCCACTGGGTCGCAAATGTCGAGGACACCTACTACTGCATTGGCACCGTGGCCGGCCCGCACCCCTATCCGATGATGGTGCGCGACTTCCAGTCGGTGATCGGCGAGGAGACCCGGGTGCAGATGCAGGAGGCCGAGGGCCGCCTGCCGGACCTGCTGGTGGCGGCGATCGGCGGAGGCTCCAACGCCATGGGCCTCTTCTATCCCTTCCTGGACGACCCCAGTGTGCAGATGCACGGCGTGGAGGCCGGCGGCCACGGCATCGAGACGGTCACCGGCCATGCGGCGAGCCTGACGGGCGGCCGCCCCGGCGTGCTGCACGGCAACCGCACCTACCTGCTGCAGGATGAGTTCGGCCAGATCCTGGAAGGCCATTCGATCAGCGCGGGCCTCGACTATCCCGGCGTTGGTCCCGAGCATTCCTGGCTGCATGAGCTGGGCCGCGTGCAATACGTGAACGCAACCGACAAGGAGGCGCTGGACGCCTTCCAGCTCTGCTCCAGACTCGAGGGCATCATCCCCGCGCTGGAGCCCGCGCATGCGCTCGCCCATGTGCTGAAGGTGGCGCCGACGCTCCCGGCCGAGACGCTGATCGTAATGAACATGTGCGGCCGCGGCGACAAGGACATCTTCACCGTCGCCGGCCATCTCGGAGTCAAGTTGTGA
- the trpA gene encoding tryptophan synthase subunit alpha, which translates to MSRIAAKFAALKAEGRGALIPFLEAYDPDPATSMAILRGMPGAGADLIEIGVPFTDPMADGPIIQLAGQRGLKAGATLAGTLAMVRDFRAEDDATPVILMGYLNPILSYGADRFVTDAAASGVDGLIVVDMPPEEAEVLAPAAQAAGMDIIRLVAPTTDDARLPLVLNASSGFVYYVAITGITGTRSADPEALRAAIPRIRAHTDLPIAIGFGVRTPEQAGFAAKVADGAVVASALIDTLAKSLDEQGRARPDSVRKVLDQVRALAAAVRG; encoded by the coding sequence GTGAGCCGCATTGCTGCCAAGTTCGCCGCGCTGAAGGCCGAGGGCCGTGGCGCGCTCATCCCCTTCCTCGAGGCCTATGACCCGGATCCGGCGACCAGCATGGCCATCCTGCGCGGCATGCCGGGCGCGGGGGCCGACCTGATCGAGATCGGCGTCCCCTTCACCGACCCGATGGCCGATGGCCCGATCATCCAGCTGGCCGGCCAGCGCGGGCTGAAGGCCGGCGCCACGCTGGCCGGCACCCTCGCCATGGTGCGCGACTTCCGCGCCGAGGACGACGCGACGCCCGTGATCCTCATGGGCTATCTCAACCCCATCCTCTCCTATGGTGCGGATCGCTTCGTGACCGACGCGGCGGCAAGCGGCGTGGATGGCCTGATCGTCGTGGACATGCCGCCCGAGGAGGCCGAGGTGCTGGCCCCCGCCGCGCAGGCCGCGGGGATGGACATCATCCGCCTCGTCGCGCCCACCACGGATGACGCGCGGCTGCCGCTGGTGCTGAACGCCTCCTCCGGCTTCGTCTACTACGTCGCGATCACCGGCATCACGGGCACGCGCAGCGCGGACCCCGAGGCGCTGCGCGCCGCCATCCCGCGCATCCGCGCTCATACGGACCTGCCCATCGCCATCGGCTTCGGTGTGCGCACGCCGGAGCAGGCGGGCTTCGCGGCCAAGGTCGCCGATGGCGCGGTGGTGGCCAGCGCCCTGATCGACACGCTGGCCAAGTCGCTCGACGAGCAGGGCCGCGCCAGGCCGGACAGCGTCCGCAAGGTGCTGGACCAGGTGCGCGCGCTGGCCGCGGCGGTCCGGGGCTGA
- a CDS encoding sulfite exporter TauE/SafE family protein, which produces MELTLLSLLALLLAGAGVGLAGGLLGIGGGVIAVPALLEILSHLPVAQRLPLAIGTAQAVILLSAVTAVRAHARAGSVDAGLLRAWLPAMILGGLLGVVVAPFAPPAISLLVFAAIAAALGSTLLFELRRGGGLPTPPVGWLPPGVIGLASAALGVGAGTLSGPVLGVFGVGLHRAVGVGAVFNLAIAAPATLAALTGGPWSLAALGQVSLPGLVLLAAPAMLVAPAAARLSRRLPQRALAWVFGLCLYAIAARVAWRALAGG; this is translated from the coding sequence TTGGAACTGACCCTGCTGAGCCTGCTGGCCTTGTTGCTGGCGGGCGCCGGAGTCGGCCTCGCCGGGGGGCTGCTTGGCATTGGTGGCGGCGTCATCGCGGTGCCGGCGCTGCTGGAAATCCTGTCGCATCTGCCGGTGGCGCAAAGGCTGCCTCTGGCCATCGGCACGGCGCAGGCGGTGATCCTGCTCTCAGCCGTCACGGCGGTCAGGGCCCACGCCCGGGCGGGCAGCGTGGATGCCGGTCTCCTGCGGGCCTGGCTGCCGGCGATGATCCTGGGCGGGCTGCTCGGGGTGGTCGTCGCACCCTTTGCGCCGCCGGCGATCTCCCTCCTGGTCTTCGCGGCGATCGCCGCGGCACTCGGCTCCACCTTGCTGTTCGAGTTGCGCCGTGGCGGGGGCCTGCCGACCCCGCCCGTGGGCTGGCTGCCGCCCGGCGTGATCGGGCTGGCCTCGGCCGCGCTCGGGGTGGGGGCGGGGACCCTGAGCGGGCCGGTACTGGGCGTCTTTGGCGTCGGGCTGCACAGGGCCGTGGGGGTGGGGGCGGTGTTCAACCTCGCCATCGCCGCGCCGGCCACGCTGGCCGCGCTCACGGGCGGCCCCTGGTCCCTCGCGGCGCTGGGGCAGGTCAGCCTGCCGGGCCTCGTGCTGCTGGCCGCGCCCGCCATGCTGGTGGCGCCCGCGGCGGCGCGGTTGAGCCGGCGCCTGCCGCAGCGCGCGCTCGCCTGGGTCTTTGGGCTTTGCCTTTACGCCATCGCGGCCCGCGTGGCGTGGCGGGCGCTGGCTGGCGGCTGA
- the serB gene encoding phosphoserine phosphatase SerB has translation MPHVLTLIAPPGALAPAHLNAARAALTALGADCDAAEWLAEGEAADLPFTALAAEQAIAAVRGALGDGALDLIAQPRAGRRKKLLLADMDSTIVTTETLDEIAAFAGLKEKIAEITARSMNGELDFRQALTERVGMLKGLDASALEETWKATELMPGARELVATMRHHGARTALVSGGFTFFTGRVAELVGFHEHHANTLLLDGGKLTGAVGQPILDRDAKLATLKRLAAAHGLALSEAATIGDGANDLAMIQAAGLGVAYRAKPSVAAAARHRIEHGDLRGLLFAQGYKASEFVAG, from the coding sequence ATGCCGCATGTCCTGACCCTGATCGCCCCGCCCGGTGCGCTCGCGCCCGCCCATCTCAACGCCGCCCGCGCGGCACTGACCGCGCTCGGCGCCGATTGCGACGCCGCCGAATGGCTCGCCGAGGGCGAGGCGGCGGACCTGCCCTTCACCGCGCTCGCCGCCGAACAGGCCATCGCCGCCGTGCGCGGCGCGCTGGGCGACGGCGCGCTTGACCTCATCGCCCAGCCCCGCGCGGGGCGCCGCAAGAAGCTGCTGCTGGCCGACATGGACAGCACGATCGTCACCACCGAGACGCTGGACGAGATCGCCGCCTTCGCCGGTCTCAAGGAGAAGATCGCCGAGATCACCGCGCGCTCGATGAATGGCGAGTTGGATTTCAGGCAGGCGCTGACCGAGCGCGTCGGCATGCTCAAGGGCCTCGACGCCTCCGCGCTGGAGGAAACCTGGAAGGCCACCGAACTCATGCCTGGCGCGCGCGAACTGGTGGCGACCATGCGCCACCATGGTGCGCGCACCGCCCTGGTCTCGGGCGGCTTCACCTTCTTCACGGGCCGCGTGGCGGAGCTGGTGGGGTTTCATGAGCACCACGCCAATACGCTTTTGCTCGATGGCGGCAAGCTCACCGGCGCGGTGGGCCAGCCGATCCTGGACCGCGATGCCAAGCTCGCCACGCTGAAGCGCCTCGCCGCCGCGCATGGCCTGGCGCTGAGCGAGGCCGCCACGATCGGCGATGGCGCGAATGATCTCGCGATGATCCAGGCCGCCGGCCTGGGCGTGGCCTATCGCGCCAAGCCCAGCGTGGCGGCGGCGGCGCGGCACCGTATCGAGCATGGCGATCTGCGGGGCCTGTTGTTCGCGCAGGGCTACAAGGCCAGCGAGTTCGTGGCCGGGTAG
- the miaA gene encoding tRNA (adenosine(37)-N6)-dimethylallyltransferase MiaA — MTQPRALIIAGPTASGKSALALELAERFGGTVINADAMQCYRELRIVTARPPPEDEARAPHALYGVLPAAETGSVAWWREAALAEMAKARLPILCGGTGMYLRALTQGLSILPEVPAGAREEARARLADLGPERLHATLHPEDAAKLRPSDSQRLARALEVFLATGQSLTAWQREAPRLPPAPYDFRAILLTPPREQLHPAIITRWGLMRAQGALREVGALVEQGLDASLPAMRAHGVPELAAEWRGEISAAEADRRAIAGTWTYTRRQATWFRHQELVAPTAMHRINARIAGLAQFSERISPEIFAFLQSDG; from the coding sequence ATGACGCAACCGCGCGCGTTGATCATTGCGGGCCCCACGGCCTCCGGCAAATCCGCCCTGGCGCTGGAACTGGCCGAACGCTTCGGCGGCACCGTCATCAACGCCGACGCCATGCAATGCTATCGCGAGCTGCGCATCGTCACCGCCCGCCCGCCGCCGGAGGATGAGGCCCGCGCGCCGCACGCGCTCTACGGTGTGCTGCCCGCGGCCGAGACGGGCTCCGTCGCCTGGTGGCGCGAAGCGGCGCTGGCCGAGATGGCGAAGGCGCGCCTGCCCATCCTATGCGGCGGCACGGGGATGTATCTGCGCGCCCTCACCCAGGGACTTTCCATCCTGCCCGAGGTGCCCGCCGGAGCGCGGGAGGAAGCCCGCGCCCGGCTGGCGGACCTGGGTCCCGAGCGGCTGCACGCGACGCTCCATCCGGAGGATGCGGCGAAGCTGCGCCCTTCCGATAGCCAGCGCCTGGCCCGCGCGCTGGAGGTGTTTCTCGCCACCGGCCAGAGCCTCACCGCCTGGCAGCGCGAGGCGCCGCGGCTGCCGCCCGCGCCCTATGATTTCCGCGCCATCCTGCTCACGCCGCCGCGCGAGCAGCTGCACCCCGCCATCATCACGCGCTGGGGCCTGATGCGCGCGCAGGGGGCGCTGCGCGAGGTGGGGGCACTGGTGGAGCAGGGCCTCGATGCCAGCCTGCCCGCCATGCGGGCGCATGGCGTGCCCGAGCTCGCCGCCGAATGGCGCGGCGAGATCAGTGCGGCCGAGGCCGACCGCCGCGCCATCGCCGGCACCTGGACCTATACGCGCCGGCAAGCGACGTGGTTTCGCCACCAGGAGCTGGTCGCCCCCACGGCGATGCATAGGATCAATGCGCGAATTGCGGGTCTGGCGCAATTTTCAGAAAGAATTTCGCCCGAAATCTTCGCATTTCTTCAATCGGACGGTTGA
- a CDS encoding acetolactate synthase 3 large subunit — protein sequence MSITAAPAADTALQSGAEVVLRALKDQGVDVIFGYPGGAVLPIYDALFQQNSIRHILVRHEQAAVHAAEGYARSTGKVGVVLVTSGPGATNAVTGLVDALMDSIPVVCLTGQVPTHLIGNDAFQEADTTGITRPATKHNYLVKRSEDLARVMHDAFYVAKSGRPGPVVVDLPKDILIKPAPYVDAPAPSAPHRSYRPVTAPDPARIQEAVRMLKQSQRPVIYAGGGVINSGPEASRLLREFVHLTGMPCTNTLMGLGAFPATDPQFIGMLGMHGTYEANLTMHGCDVMFNIGARFDDRITGRLDAFSPGSKKIHADIDPSSINKNVKVEVPIVGDAAAVLAAMIECWKSDPTPVAKEAQLGWWRQIDEWRKRDCLAYVQQGPIIKPQHAVKRLYEITKELGRETFISTEVGQHQMWAAQYFGFDKPNRWMTSGGLGTMGYGLPAAMGVQIAHPDALCIDIAGEASILMNIQEMGTLAQYRLPVKVFILNNEYMGMVRQWQELLHGGRYSESYSDALPDFVKLAEAFHARGLRAETSDQLDDVIREMIAHPGPVIADICVAKDENCFPMIPSGAAHNDMIMGPGQEANAAAVTDAGKVLV from the coding sequence ATGTCCATCACCGCAGCTCCCGCCGCCGACACCGCTTTGCAGAGCGGCGCCGAGGTCGTCCTTCGCGCGCTGAAGGACCAGGGCGTGGATGTCATCTTCGGTTATCCGGGCGGCGCCGTCCTGCCGATCTATGACGCGCTGTTCCAGCAGAATTCCATCCGCCACATCCTGGTGCGCCATGAGCAGGCGGCGGTGCACGCGGCCGAGGGCTATGCGCGCTCCACCGGCAAGGTGGGCGTGGTGCTCGTCACCTCCGGCCCCGGCGCCACCAACGCCGTGACCGGCCTGGTGGACGCGCTGATGGACAGCATCCCGGTGGTCTGCCTCACCGGCCAGGTGCCGACGCACCTGATCGGCAATGACGCCTTCCAGGAGGCCGACACCACGGGCATCACCCGCCCCGCCACCAAGCACAACTACCTGGTGAAGCGCAGCGAGGACCTCGCCCGCGTCATGCATGACGCCTTCTACGTGGCGAAGTCGGGCCGCCCGGGCCCGGTGGTGGTGGACCTGCCCAAGGACATCCTGATCAAGCCCGCCCCCTATGTGGACGCGCCGGCGCCGAGCGCGCCGCATCGCAGCTACCGTCCGGTGACGGCACCCGATCCCGCGCGCATCCAGGAAGCGGTGCGGATGCTGAAGCAGAGCCAGCGCCCGGTGATCTATGCCGGCGGCGGCGTGATCAATTCCGGCCCCGAGGCCTCGCGCCTGCTGCGCGAGTTCGTGCACCTGACGGGCATGCCCTGCACCAACACGCTGATGGGCCTCGGCGCCTTCCCGGCCACCGATCCGCAGTTCATCGGCATGCTGGGGATGCACGGCACCTACGAGGCGAACCTCACGATGCATGGCTGCGACGTGATGTTCAACATCGGCGCCCGCTTCGATGATCGCATCACCGGCCGCCTCGATGCCTTCAGCCCCGGCTCGAAGAAGATCCACGCCGACATCGACCCCTCCTCGATCAACAAGAACGTGAAGGTGGAGGTGCCGATCGTGGGCGATGCGGCGGCCGTGCTCGCCGCCATGATCGAATGCTGGAAGAGCGACCCGACGCCGGTCGCGAAGGAGGCGCAGCTCGGCTGGTGGCGCCAGATCGACGAATGGCGCAAGCGCGACTGCCTCGCCTATGTCCAGCAGGGGCCGATCATCAAGCCGCAGCACGCGGTGAAGCGCCTCTACGAGATCACGAAGGAGCTGGGCCGCGAGACCTTCATCTCGACCGAAGTGGGCCAGCACCAGATGTGGGCCGCGCAGTATTTCGGTTTCGACAAGCCGAACCGCTGGATGACCTCGGGCGGCCTCGGGACCATGGGCTACGGGCTGCCGGCCGCGATGGGCGTGCAGATCGCGCATCCCGATGCGCTCTGCATCGACATCGCGGGCGAGGCCTCGATCCTGATGAACATCCAGGAGATGGGCACGCTCGCGCAGTATCGCCTGCCGGTGAAGGTGTTCATCCTGAACAACGAGTACATGGGCATGGTGCGCCAGTGGCAGGAGCTGCTGCATGGCGGCCGCTACTCGGAATCCTACAGCGACGCGCTGCCCGATTTCGTGAAGCTGGCCGAGGCTTTCCACGCCCGCGGCCTGCGCGCCGAGACGAGCGACCAGCTGGATGACGTCATTCGGGAAATGATCGCCCATCCGGGCCCGGTCATCGCCGATATCTGCGTGGCGAAGGACGAAAACTGCTTCCCGATGATCCCCTCGGGCGCCGCGCACAACGACATGATCATGGGCCCAGGCCAGGAGGCCAATGCGGCGGCGGTCACCGACGCCGGAAAGGTGCTGGTCTGA
- the ilvN gene encoding acetolactate synthase small subunit has protein sequence MSGTNTRTATIAVLVENEAGVLARVIGLFSGRGYNIDSLTVAPVEEEGRLSRITIVTSGTEMVIEQIKAQLDRLVPVHRVHDLTMEGPHLTRELALIKVVGRGEHRVEALRLADAFRARVVDATTESFVFEMTGNAEKIDAFCGLMRPLGLKEVCRTGAVAIARGPRSMER, from the coding sequence ATGTCTGGAACGAATACGCGCACGGCCACGATCGCCGTGCTGGTGGAGAACGAGGCCGGCGTGCTGGCCCGTGTCATCGGCCTGTTTTCCGGCCGCGGCTACAACATCGACAGTCTGACCGTCGCCCCGGTCGAGGAAGAGGGGCGCCTCTCCCGCATCACCATCGTCACCTCGGGCACCGAGATGGTGATCGAGCAGATCAAGGCGCAGCTCGACCGCCTGGTCCCCGTGCACCGCGTGCATGACCTGACCATGGAAGGCCCGCATCTGACGCGCGAGCTGGCGCTGATCAAGGTGGTGGGCCGCGGTGAGCATCGCGTCGAGGCGTTGCGCCTGGCCGATGCCTTCCGCGCCCGCGTGGTGGACGCGACGACGGAGAGCTTCGTCTTCGAGATGACCGGCAATGCCGAGAAGATCGACGCCTTCTGCGGGCTGATGCGCCCGCTCGGCCTCAAGGAAGTTTGCCGCACGGGGGCAGTTGCCATCGCGCGCGGTCCGCGCTCAATGGAGAGGTGA